A single window of Selenomonas sputigena DNA harbors:
- a CDS encoding cell division protein SepF, whose translation MGFIDKVCGKIGLIDPEDINDKRDLRDEDDDFAEFDEMEREETPASNVVNFQAAAANAAMNNVAAYKMKVVVIEPKSFDDAQQVANCLREKRPVVINFENTIEEDAKRITDFISGTIYALNGEIKKVSNNVFFCAPSNVNISYSEDKKSVSTEMPWLKK comes from the coding sequence ATGGGCTTCATTGATAAGGTGTGCGGAAAAATCGGCCTGATCGATCCGGAAGACATCAACGATAAAAGGGATTTGCGCGACGAAGACGACGATTTTGCAGAGTTTGACGAGATGGAGCGCGAGGAAACGCCGGCGTCGAACGTCGTGAACTTCCAAGCGGCAGCGGCGAACGCTGCGATGAACAATGTCGCTGCCTACAAGATGAAGGTCGTCGTCATCGAGCCGAAGTCCTTCGACGATGCGCAGCAGGTGGCGAACTGTCTGCGCGAGAAGCGCCCCGTCGTCATTAACTTTGAGAACACCATCGAGGAGGACGCTAAGCGCATCACGGACTTCATCAGCGGCACGATCTACGCGCTGAATGGCGAGATCAAGAAGGTCAGCAACAACGTCTTCTTCTGTGCGCCGAGCAACGTCAATATCTCCTATTCGGAGGACAAGAAGTCGGTGTCGACGGAGATGCCGTGGCTGAAGAAGTAG
- the proC gene encoding pyrroline-5-carboxylate reductase has product MKLALIGGGMMAEAVIAGVLREAVLPAEAVFVSEHKAARAEELKETYGVQAFCSAQSFLGDMDVVILAVKPNAAEAALLEIRGALRSDAVLVSIVAGLPLPKLEALLPGQPVARVMPNTPLAVGEGMSAYALGSRAGAAHEEAIRTILAAAGKVVCVKESLMDAVTGLSGSGPAFAFLVIDALADGGVAAGLSRKDARLLAAQTLLGSAKMALDTGRHPDELRDQVTSPAGTTIAGLRVLEQRAVRGAFLDAVLSAAEKSKSLGE; this is encoded by the coding sequence ATGAAACTTGCATTGATCGGCGGCGGCATGATGGCGGAGGCCGTCATCGCCGGCGTCCTGCGCGAAGCAGTGCTTCCTGCGGAGGCGGTCTTCGTCTCCGAGCACAAGGCGGCGCGCGCCGAGGAATTGAAGGAAACGTACGGCGTGCAGGCGTTCTGCAGCGCGCAGTCGTTCCTCGGCGATATGGACGTCGTCATTCTCGCCGTCAAGCCGAATGCGGCGGAAGCGGCGCTCTTGGAAATTCGCGGGGCTTTGCGCTCGGATGCCGTCCTCGTGTCCATCGTGGCAGGATTGCCGCTTCCTAAACTCGAAGCGCTGCTTCCCGGTCAGCCCGTCGCCCGCGTCATGCCCAATACGCCGCTCGCCGTGGGCGAGGGCATGTCTGCCTACGCGCTCGGCTCGCGTGCGGGCGCAGCTCACGAGGAAGCGATTCGCACGATTCTCGCGGCGGCGGGAAAGGTCGTCTGCGTCAAGGAGTCCTTGATGGACGCCGTCACGGGGCTTTCGGGCAGCGGACCGGCCTTCGCCTTCCTCGTCATCGACGCGCTCGCGGACGGCGGCGTGGCGGCGGGGCTTTCGCGCAAGGACGCGCGTCTTTTGGCGGCGCAGACATTGCTCGGCTCCGCCAAGATGGCGCTCGATACGGGCAGGCATCCCGACGAGCTGCGCGATCAGGTCACGTCGCCTGCGGGCACGACCATCGCAGGACTGCGCGTCCTTGAGCAGCGTGCCGTGCGCGGCGCATTCCTTGACGCCGTCTTGAGCGCGGCGGAAAAATCGAAGTCTTTAGGGGAATAG
- a CDS encoding YggS family pyridoxal phosphate-dependent enzyme, which translates to MIEENLHEVLRSIEESRAKRTIADAKEPVRLVAVTKNHGVAEMREAIAHGVTDIGENRIQEARKKFETLERTAVWHLIGHLQKNKAKYAVKLFDLIHSVDTLELAEALDKEAGKIGKRQDVLVQVNLAKEASKSGIYEEDLQPLLEAVDALPHLRLRGLMCIAPNYDEVEETRPLFRCMYEIFQRTKEFPWKTANINYLSMGMTHDYRIAVEEGANIVRVGTAIFGPRQY; encoded by the coding sequence TTGATCGAAGAGAATCTGCATGAAGTTTTGCGCTCCATCGAGGAGAGCAGGGCGAAGAGGACGATTGCCGACGCGAAAGAGCCTGTCCGCCTCGTGGCGGTGACGAAGAATCACGGCGTCGCCGAGATGCGCGAGGCGATCGCGCATGGCGTGACGGACATCGGCGAAAACCGCATACAGGAAGCGCGGAAGAAGTTCGAAACGCTTGAGCGCACGGCTGTATGGCATCTCATCGGTCACTTGCAGAAGAACAAGGCGAAGTACGCTGTGAAGCTCTTCGACCTCATTCATTCCGTTGACACCTTGGAGCTTGCCGAGGCATTGGACAAGGAAGCGGGCAAGATCGGCAAGCGGCAGGACGTCCTCGTGCAGGTCAACCTTGCCAAAGAAGCGTCGAAGTCCGGCATTTACGAAGAAGACTTGCAGCCCCTGCTCGAAGCTGTCGACGCACTGCCGCATCTGCGCCTTCGCGGTCTGATGTGCATAGCGCCCAACTACGACGAGGTCGAGGAGACGAGGCCGCTCTTTCGCTGCATGTATGAAATTTTTCAAAGGACGAAGGAGTTTCCGTGGAAAACGGCGAATATAAATTATTTGTCAATGGGTATGACACATGATTATCGGATCGCTGTGGAAGAAGGCGCCAATATCGTTCGTGTCGGCACGGCCATTTTCGGGCCACGTCAATATTGA